A region of Heteronotia binoei isolate CCM8104 ecotype False Entrance Well chromosome 2, APGP_CSIRO_Hbin_v1, whole genome shotgun sequence DNA encodes the following proteins:
- the KISS1 gene encoding metastasis-suppressor KiSS-1: MSLFSSILLLLFLFKAHFGEPADSFSVLKDTWHEDELAKNFVSPIQWANAIPCPERQSNSKAASLQSTPSLLCKRQEHQIQSWQGMHPVRSRVISIPQEAVLVEREKDLSTYNWNSFGLRYGKRQAVKAKMQM, encoded by the exons ATGAGCCTGTTCAGTTCCATACTGCTGCTCCTGTTTCTCTTCAAAGCTCATTTCGGAGAACCTGCAGACAGCTTTTCTGTTCTTAAAGACACCTGGCATGAAG ATGAACTTGCCAAAAACTTTGTCAGCCCAATCCAATGGGCTAATGCCATCCCATGTCCTGAAAGGCAGTCTAACTCTAAGGCAGCAAGTCTGCAATCCACACCATCACTTCTGTGCAAGCGGCAGGAGCACCAAATTCAATCATGGCAAGGGATGCATCCAGTGAGGAGCAGAGTGATCTCCATCCCTCAAGAGGCTGTGCTGGTGGAACGGGAGAAGGACCTCTCTACCTATAACTGGAATTCATTTGGCTTAAGATATGGCAAGAGGCAAGCAGTAAAAGCCAAAATGCAAATGTGA